One genomic region from Panthera tigris isolate Pti1 chromosome D1, P.tigris_Pti1_mat1.1, whole genome shotgun sequence encodes:
- the PGGHG gene encoding protein-glucosylgalactosylhydroxylysine glucosidase isoform X1: MEDASEDPTIFSAHSLPGDPRLLATVTNTYLGTRVYHDTLHVSGVYNGACGDTHRAILPSPLNVQLEAPAETGNQLTETFALDTNTGSFLHTLEGPSFRASQRLYAHRTLPHVLAFSVSITRVAGESRPITVLLQSTFSPESPDLHLHLGPDFQGARYLCGHTLTPEQPGGPQQEVHMLWTPVPPALTLGESEEDRTWEFLTVVGGSQAEAQACLTEALQLQAGAALYPAHAQAWAQLWAGCGLDVVGPLPLRQALRGALYYLLSALPQPGAPGYASHGLSPGGLSNGSREECYWGHVFWDQDLWMFPNILMFHPEAARALLEYRIRTLGGALDNARRLGYQGAKFAWESAGSGLEVCPEDIYGTQEIHINGAVVLAFQLYYHATQDLQLFREAGGWDVVRAVAEFWCSRVEWSPEEEKYHLKGVMPPDEYHPGVDNSAYTNVLVQNSLRFAAALAQDLAQPVPSEWLAVADKIKVPFDPRRNFHPEFDGYQPGEEVKQADVVLLGYPIPFHLSPHTRRKNLEIYEAVTSPKGPAMTWSMFAVGWMELKEPRRAQDLLERSFANITEPFKVWTENADGSGAVNFLTGMGGFLQAALFGFTGFRITGAGMTFDPMCLAEVSGVRLYGISYQGNKLDFSFSEDSVTIEVKTRAGPWAPLLEAELWPSHTRLPLLPGYKVSFPSSAGRIQRSLS; encoded by the exons ATGGAGGATGCCAGCGAGGACCCCACCATATTCAGTGCCCATTCTCTGCCCGGTGACCCCCGGCTCTTGGCCACCGTGACCAACACATACTTGGGCACGCGTGTGTATCATGACACGCTGCATGTGAGCGGCGTGTACAATGGGGCTTGTGGGGACACACACCGGGCCATTCTGCCTAGTCCCCTCAACGTCCAGCTGGAGGCCCCTGCAGAGACCGGAAATCAGCTGACCGAGACCTTTGCCCTGGACACTAATACAG gctcctttCTGCACACTCTAGAGGGCCCCAGCTTCCGGGCCTCCCAGCGCCTCTACGCCCATCGCACGCTGCCTCACGTCCTGGCTTTCAGTGTGTCCATCACCCGCGTGGCCGGGGAGAGCCGGCCCATTACGGTGCTGCTGCAGTCGACCTTCTCCCCAGAAAGCCCGGACCTTCACCTGCATCTGGGTCCTGACTTCCAGGGAGCCCG GTACCTTTGTGGCCACACACTCACCCCAGAGCAACCTGGGGGGCCGCAGCAGGAGGTACACATGCTATGGACACCAGTGCCCCCAGCCCTGACCCTCGGGGAAAGCGAAGAAGACCGGACCTGGGAGTTCCTGACCGTGGTGGGCGGCAGCCAGGCGGAGGCCCAAGCCTGCCTCACGGAGGCCCTGCAGCTGCAGGCGGGGGCCGCTCTGTACCCTGCCCACGCCCAGGCCTGGGCCCAGCTCTGGGCTGGCTGTGGCCTGGACGTGGTGGGGCCCCTACCTCTGCGCCAGGCCCTGCGTGGTGCCCTCTATTACCTGCTCAGTGCGCTGCCCCAGCCGGGGGCCCCAGGGTACGCCAGCCATGGCCTCAGCCCTGGGGGCCTGTCCAATGGGAGCCGAGAGGAATGCTACTGGGGCCATGTCTTCTGGGACCAG GATCTCTGGATGTTCCCAAATATCCTGATGTTCCACCCAGAGGCCGCCAGGGCCCTCCTGGAGTACCGCATCCGGACGCTGGGTGGGGCCCTAGACAATGCCCGGAGGCTGGGCTACCAG GGAGCCAAGTTTGCCTGGGAGAGTGCGGGCTCTGGTCTGGAGGTGTGTCCGGAGGACATTTATGGGACCCAGGAAATTCATATAAACGGAGCTGTGGTGTTGGCTTTCCAGCTTTACTACCACGCCACCCAG GACTTGCAGCTCTTCCGAGAGGCTGGTGGCTGGGACGTCGTCAGGGCCGTGGCCGAGTTTTGGTGTAGCCGTGTGGAGTGGAGCCCTGAGGAGGAGAAGTACCACCTGAAGG GAGTCATGCCCCCCGACGAGTACCATCCGGGGGTCGACAACTCGGCGTACACCAACGTCCTGGTCCAGAACAG CCTGCGCTTTGCGGCTGCCCTGGCCCAGGACCTGGCTCAGCCTGTCCCCAGTGAATGGCTGGCGGTGGCCGATAAGATCAAGGTGCCCTTCGACCCGAGGCGGAACTTCCACCCTGAGTTTGACGGGTACCAGCCTG GAGAGGAGGTGAAGCAGGCAGATGTCGTGCTCCTGGGATACCCCATCCCTTTCCACTTGAGTCCTCATACCCGCAGGAAAAACCTAGAGATTTATGAGGCCGTGACGTCCCCAAAGGGCCCTGCCATGACCTGG AGCATGTTTGCGGTGGGCTGGATGGAGCTGAAGGAGCCACGGCGGGCGCAGGACCTCCTGGAGAGGAGCTTTGCCAACATCACGGAGCCCTTCAAG GTGTGGACAGAGAATGCAGATGGGTCCGGCGCTGTGAACTTCCTGACGGGTATGGGGGGCTTCCTGCAGGCAGCACTCTTCGGATTCACGGGGTTCAG gaTCACAGGGGCTGGCATGACCTTCGACCCCATGTGTCTGGCAGAGGTCTCTGGGGTTCGCCTCTACGGCATCTCTTACCAAGGGAACAAGCTTGACTTCTCCTTCTCCGAGGACTCAGTGACGATCGAGGTTAAAACCCGGGCAGGGCCCTGGGCCCCCCTGCTGGAGGCTGAGCTGTGGCCATCACACACTCGACTCCCCCTGCTCCCAG gGTACAAagtctcctttccctcctcagcTGGACGGATACAGAGGTCACTCTCGTAG
- the PGGHG gene encoding protein-glucosylgalactosylhydroxylysine glucosidase isoform X2, with translation MEDASEDPTIFSAHSLPGDPRLLATVTNTYLGTRVYHDTLHVSGVYNGACGDTHRAILPSPLNVQLEAPAETGNQLTETFALDTNTGSHHCPAPPHPRYLCGHTLTPEQPGGPQQEVHMLWTPVPPALTLGESEEDRTWEFLTVVGGSQAEAQACLTEALQLQAGAALYPAHAQAWAQLWAGCGLDVVGPLPLRQALRGALYYLLSALPQPGAPGYASHGLSPGGLSNGSREECYWGHVFWDQDLWMFPNILMFHPEAARALLEYRIRTLGGALDNARRLGYQGAKFAWESAGSGLEVCPEDIYGTQEIHINGAVVLAFQLYYHATQDLQLFREAGGWDVVRAVAEFWCSRVEWSPEEEKYHLKGVMPPDEYHPGVDNSAYTNVLVQNSLRFAAALAQDLAQPVPSEWLAVADKIKVPFDPRRNFHPEFDGYQPGEEVKQADVVLLGYPIPFHLSPHTRRKNLEIYEAVTSPKGPAMTWSMFAVGWMELKEPRRAQDLLERSFANITEPFKVWTENADGSGAVNFLTGMGGFLQAALFGFTGFRITGAGMTFDPMCLAEVSGVRLYGISYQGNKLDFSFSEDSVTIEVKTRAGPWAPLLEAELWPSHTRLPLLPGYKVSFPSSAGRIQRSLS, from the exons ATGGAGGATGCCAGCGAGGACCCCACCATATTCAGTGCCCATTCTCTGCCCGGTGACCCCCGGCTCTTGGCCACCGTGACCAACACATACTTGGGCACGCGTGTGTATCATGACACGCTGCATGTGAGCGGCGTGTACAATGGGGCTTGTGGGGACACACACCGGGCCATTCTGCCTAGTCCCCTCAACGTCCAGCTGGAGGCCCCTGCAGAGACCGGAAATCAGCTGACCGAGACCTTTGCCCTGGACACTAATACAGGTAGCCACCACTGTCCCGCTCCCCCACACCCGAG GTACCTTTGTGGCCACACACTCACCCCAGAGCAACCTGGGGGGCCGCAGCAGGAGGTACACATGCTATGGACACCAGTGCCCCCAGCCCTGACCCTCGGGGAAAGCGAAGAAGACCGGACCTGGGAGTTCCTGACCGTGGTGGGCGGCAGCCAGGCGGAGGCCCAAGCCTGCCTCACGGAGGCCCTGCAGCTGCAGGCGGGGGCCGCTCTGTACCCTGCCCACGCCCAGGCCTGGGCCCAGCTCTGGGCTGGCTGTGGCCTGGACGTGGTGGGGCCCCTACCTCTGCGCCAGGCCCTGCGTGGTGCCCTCTATTACCTGCTCAGTGCGCTGCCCCAGCCGGGGGCCCCAGGGTACGCCAGCCATGGCCTCAGCCCTGGGGGCCTGTCCAATGGGAGCCGAGAGGAATGCTACTGGGGCCATGTCTTCTGGGACCAG GATCTCTGGATGTTCCCAAATATCCTGATGTTCCACCCAGAGGCCGCCAGGGCCCTCCTGGAGTACCGCATCCGGACGCTGGGTGGGGCCCTAGACAATGCCCGGAGGCTGGGCTACCAG GGAGCCAAGTTTGCCTGGGAGAGTGCGGGCTCTGGTCTGGAGGTGTGTCCGGAGGACATTTATGGGACCCAGGAAATTCATATAAACGGAGCTGTGGTGTTGGCTTTCCAGCTTTACTACCACGCCACCCAG GACTTGCAGCTCTTCCGAGAGGCTGGTGGCTGGGACGTCGTCAGGGCCGTGGCCGAGTTTTGGTGTAGCCGTGTGGAGTGGAGCCCTGAGGAGGAGAAGTACCACCTGAAGG GAGTCATGCCCCCCGACGAGTACCATCCGGGGGTCGACAACTCGGCGTACACCAACGTCCTGGTCCAGAACAG CCTGCGCTTTGCGGCTGCCCTGGCCCAGGACCTGGCTCAGCCTGTCCCCAGTGAATGGCTGGCGGTGGCCGATAAGATCAAGGTGCCCTTCGACCCGAGGCGGAACTTCCACCCTGAGTTTGACGGGTACCAGCCTG GAGAGGAGGTGAAGCAGGCAGATGTCGTGCTCCTGGGATACCCCATCCCTTTCCACTTGAGTCCTCATACCCGCAGGAAAAACCTAGAGATTTATGAGGCCGTGACGTCCCCAAAGGGCCCTGCCATGACCTGG AGCATGTTTGCGGTGGGCTGGATGGAGCTGAAGGAGCCACGGCGGGCGCAGGACCTCCTGGAGAGGAGCTTTGCCAACATCACGGAGCCCTTCAAG GTGTGGACAGAGAATGCAGATGGGTCCGGCGCTGTGAACTTCCTGACGGGTATGGGGGGCTTCCTGCAGGCAGCACTCTTCGGATTCACGGGGTTCAG gaTCACAGGGGCTGGCATGACCTTCGACCCCATGTGTCTGGCAGAGGTCTCTGGGGTTCGCCTCTACGGCATCTCTTACCAAGGGAACAAGCTTGACTTCTCCTTCTCCGAGGACTCAGTGACGATCGAGGTTAAAACCCGGGCAGGGCCCTGGGCCCCCCTGCTGGAGGCTGAGCTGTGGCCATCACACACTCGACTCCCCCTGCTCCCAG gGTACAAagtctcctttccctcctcagcTGGACGGATACAGAGGTCACTCTCGTAG